A genomic region of Streptosporangium lutulentum contains the following coding sequences:
- a CDS encoding AAA family ATPase has translation MRLIGRDSELAACRLALYGGQAPVGIVISGEPGIGKTLLYRAVTQISATSGWKVLSTTGLKSGSGVPFINLADLLEPAVYDILQTMAPAQADVLRDTLHLKAFSGQPDTALIARAAVNALRAIADTAEGKRLVVAIDDEQWLDEDTRRLLGMAVAWLPDIPVTWIVSARSEQAEDGLGQVLAHEIGADLVRLDLAGLDEASIVSVITDRFAGRWSSRLLRHIIRLANGNPYVALELARETMTVADRDAAIAHLPRSLTGSLRARLNRLAPTTMAVIQIAALDTRPTRQLLRAVAGEHVDDAVDEALASDVLESSPPNPVLRFTHPLLREVTRATLSGPVRRRLHRALAAAVAVEDLDEAAGHLAAGAEEPDETLAATVSAAAERMLSQGAPGRAVILAEAAVALTPDANGLPAWRRRLLELDCLMAASEWDRCRVLAEQWVADVPDRLRGELTARRGWIETDVETAARLLATALTEFENDPARAARVGTELAQRVGVLLLRLTEAKTVARKAVRQARRAESPAVLRGALATEGFLAALAGRPDAGRLLRNAISVAGLESMPFPYRSPESRLAMWHMWRGELGPARELHHAVLEAGERRGSEESCNGSRLHLAEVEWRAGRWAEAARHAASVERYGRETGYRQTGGGAYVVSLVAAGRGEIEKARRLAGEGLRISERQGDLIFAAQCRCVLGQLELSVDDPAAAITWLAPLVPLLKEHGFGEPGAFPYIPDLIESYARVGRTDEARECLKWLRKAADRLHHPWAGLTGGRAEAVLHLALRDSAAAVQAVTGSVLEARERKLPLELGRSLLVLGTAQRRARRRRDAAQTLDEATAVLDQLGASCWAALARAQRARLAHSSEAVLTPSEQRVVELVSQGLTNTEIAAIMLISVKTVEANLTRVYRKLGVRGRVELAKRMTG, from the coding sequence ATGCGGTTAATCGGTCGGGATTCCGAACTGGCGGCGTGCCGGTTGGCGTTGTACGGCGGGCAGGCGCCGGTGGGCATAGTGATCAGCGGCGAACCCGGGATCGGCAAAACCCTGCTGTACCGGGCCGTCACCCAGATATCCGCGACATCAGGATGGAAAGTCCTGTCCACCACCGGACTGAAAAGCGGGTCCGGTGTTCCATTCATCAATCTTGCAGACCTGTTGGAACCGGCCGTTTACGACATTCTTCAAACAATGGCACCGGCGCAGGCGGATGTGTTGCGCGACACACTGCATTTGAAGGCGTTTTCCGGGCAGCCGGACACCGCGTTGATCGCCCGGGCGGCCGTGAACGCCCTGCGGGCCATAGCCGATACGGCGGAGGGAAAACGGCTCGTCGTCGCGATCGACGACGAGCAATGGCTGGACGAGGACACCAGACGGTTACTGGGAATGGCCGTCGCGTGGCTTCCCGACATTCCCGTGACGTGGATCGTGTCGGCGCGTTCCGAACAGGCCGAGGACGGCCTGGGCCAGGTCCTGGCGCATGAGATCGGGGCGGATCTGGTCAGGCTCGATCTGGCCGGGCTGGATGAGGCGTCGATCGTGAGCGTGATAACGGACAGATTCGCTGGTCGCTGGTCGTCACGCCTTCTCCGCCACATCATCAGGCTCGCCAACGGCAACCCCTACGTCGCCCTGGAACTCGCCAGGGAGACCATGACCGTCGCCGACCGCGACGCCGCCATCGCCCATCTCCCCCGCAGCCTGACCGGATCGCTGAGAGCACGCCTGAACCGGCTCGCCCCCACGACCATGGCCGTGATCCAGATCGCCGCCCTCGACACCCGTCCGACGCGGCAACTGCTCCGCGCCGTGGCCGGAGAGCATGTGGACGACGCCGTCGACGAGGCCCTGGCCTCCGACGTCCTGGAGTCCTCGCCGCCGAACCCGGTGCTGCGCTTCACGCATCCGCTTCTGCGCGAGGTGACCCGGGCGACGCTGAGCGGGCCGGTCAGGCGCCGGTTGCACCGCGCGCTCGCCGCGGCGGTGGCGGTCGAGGACCTGGACGAGGCGGCGGGACATCTGGCGGCGGGCGCCGAAGAGCCCGACGAGACCCTGGCCGCGACCGTTTCGGCGGCGGCGGAACGGATGTTGTCCCAGGGGGCTCCCGGCCGTGCCGTCATCCTGGCCGAGGCCGCGGTCGCGCTCACCCCCGACGCGAACGGGCTGCCGGCCTGGCGGCGGCGCCTCCTGGAGCTTGACTGCCTCATGGCGGCGAGTGAGTGGGATCGGTGTCGCGTCCTGGCCGAGCAGTGGGTCGCCGACGTGCCCGACCGGCTGCGGGGCGAGCTGACCGCCCGGCGGGGATGGATCGAGACAGACGTGGAAACCGCCGCTCGCCTGCTGGCGACGGCTCTCACCGAATTCGAGAACGACCCCGCCCGAGCCGCCCGCGTCGGCACGGAACTCGCCCAGCGGGTCGGGGTCCTGCTCCTGCGGCTCACCGAGGCGAAGACCGTCGCCCGCAAGGCGGTACGGCAGGCAAGGCGTGCGGAGAGTCCGGCCGTGCTCCGCGGGGCCCTCGCGACCGAGGGGTTCCTGGCGGCGCTCGCGGGACGGCCGGACGCCGGCCGGCTTCTGCGGAACGCGATCTCCGTGGCCGGTTTGGAGAGCATGCCTTTTCCCTACCGCTCTCCCGAGAGCCGGCTGGCGATGTGGCACATGTGGCGCGGGGAACTCGGCCCTGCCAGAGAGTTGCATCACGCGGTTCTCGAGGCGGGTGAGCGGCGCGGATCGGAGGAGAGCTGCAACGGGAGCCGCCTGCACCTCGCCGAGGTCGAATGGAGAGCCGGCCGGTGGGCGGAGGCAGCCCGGCATGCGGCGTCCGTCGAGCGGTACGGGCGTGAGACCGGATATCGGCAAACGGGCGGTGGAGCCTATGTCGTGTCCCTCGTCGCCGCCGGCCGCGGTGAGATCGAAAAGGCTCGTCGTCTCGCCGGCGAAGGCCTGCGAATATCGGAGCGGCAAGGGGATCTGATCTTCGCCGCCCAGTGCCGTTGTGTCCTTGGACAGCTCGAACTGTCCGTCGACGACCCCGCCGCCGCGATAACCTGGCTCGCCCCTCTCGTTCCGCTTCTCAAAGAACACGGATTCGGCGAACCAGGCGCCTTCCCCTACATTCCCGATCTCATTGAAAGCTACGCACGAGTCGGCCGAACCGATGAGGCCCGAGAATGCCTGAAATGGCTGAGGAAGGCGGCCGACCGGCTTCACCATCCGTGGGCGGGCCTCACAGGTGGGCGCGCCGAGGCCGTCCTTCATCTGGCGCTTCGGGATTCCGCCGCGGCCGTCCAGGCGGTAACCGGTTCGGTGCTGGAGGCCCGCGAGCGGAAACTGCCACTGGAACTCGGCAGGTCCCTCCTCGTGCTCGGCACCGCGCAGCGACGGGCACGCCGGCGGCGCGACGCCGCACAGACCCTCGACGAGGCGACAGCGGTCCTCGATCAGCTCGGAGCCTCGTGCTGGGCCGCGCTCGCGCGCGCTCAGCGGGCCCGGCTCGCTCACAGCAGTGAAGCCGTCCTCACCCCCTCCGAGCAGCGCGTGGTCGAGCTCGTCTCGCAGGGGCTCACCAACACCGAGATCGCCGCGATCATGCTCATCAGCGTCAAGACCGTCGAAGCGAACCTGACCCGCGTCTATCGCAAACTCGGGGTCCGCGGTCGCGTCGAACTCGCCAAGCGCATGACGGGCTGA
- a CDS encoding M15 family metallopeptidase — translation MRDIVLISDPRVVSIPVEESGERLADVRGRLRIDDRLADSEGAFAHLREGVLLRLEDAQTQLPPGYRLLVVEGYRPLATQRQIFDGYSAELRTTFPEMSPEEIWVAASRYVSPVEVAPHTAGAAVDLTLCTEDGTELDMGTPLNATPEQSDGACYTDAPGLSSEARHNRKLLGVALESAGLVNYRTEWWHWSYGDRYWAMTTGAAFALYGSRLL, via the coding sequence ATGCGCGACATCGTTTTGATCTCCGATCCCCGCGTCGTCTCGATCCCCGTGGAGGAGTCCGGAGAGCGGTTGGCCGATGTCCGTGGGCGGTTGCGAATCGATGATCGGCTGGCCGATTCCGAGGGGGCCTTCGCGCACCTGCGGGAGGGAGTGCTCCTCCGGCTGGAGGACGCCCAGACGCAGCTTCCGCCGGGATACCGGCTGCTGGTCGTGGAGGGGTACCGGCCGCTGGCGACACAGCGGCAGATCTTCGATGGGTACTCGGCGGAGTTGCGGACGACATTTCCAGAAATGTCGCCCGAAGAGATCTGGGTGGCGGCCAGCCGCTACGTCTCGCCCGTCGAGGTGGCCCCGCACACCGCGGGCGCGGCGGTGGACCTGACGCTGTGCACCGAGGACGGAACCGAGCTCGACATGGGCACGCCGCTCAACGCCACCCCCGAGCAGAGCGACGGCGCCTGCTACACCGACGCCCCAGGACTGTCATCCGAGGCCCGCCACAACCGCAAACTCCTCGGCGTCGCCCTGGAGTCGGCGGGCCTGGTCAACTACCGCACCGAGTGGTGGCACTGGTCCTACGGCGACCGCTACTGGGCCATGACCACCGGAGCCGCCTTCGCCCTCTACGGCTCCCGCCTCCTCTGA
- a CDS encoding condensation domain-containing protein, with product MDIRFSGSRSEVAPLTWGQWAIWDAIQKTAPDDRYFNFGRVLAVPKRVRPLTVERAAESLGALVERHESLRTRLRTGPRKGAGPYQVLETTGAIPLTVSGGDPELLLDALAATAFDYEDEWPLRAGLVVAGEEVTHIVLVFCHLAADGLGAEIAITDLRLLLLRGALPGPPPPSPLDLARWQESGQGLKVAEAAAEYWESRYRRIPPTMFDRPADAPAAPPVWRAQLVSRALDLAVRRVAAAHGTSTSTVLLAATSALAGRMSGHDVCAMLPIVGNRFRGDTAKVVTTLSQEGLFVLDLRASDFGDLLRAAKPAALRAYRSAYHDPRDRDRLTARVSLERGTPIHPYCCFNDMRLVGVTDSSPSPHDERAVRRALDETTLTWPLSQDRLNCRFCVHVTGEPGGLGVSLTADTRFVSRDAMERYLRDLEALLVEAASREALEPVG from the coding sequence ATGGACATCCGGTTCTCGGGGAGCCGATCGGAAGTCGCACCGTTGACCTGGGGGCAGTGGGCCATCTGGGACGCGATTCAGAAGACGGCGCCGGACGACCGCTACTTCAACTTCGGCCGCGTGCTCGCGGTGCCCAAACGGGTCCGGCCGCTCACCGTGGAACGGGCCGCCGAGTCGCTGGGCGCGCTGGTGGAACGGCACGAGTCTCTGCGGACCCGGCTGAGGACGGGCCCGCGGAAAGGGGCGGGGCCGTACCAGGTGCTGGAGACCACCGGCGCCATCCCCCTCACCGTGTCGGGCGGTGACCCGGAGCTGCTGCTGGACGCGCTCGCGGCGACGGCCTTCGACTACGAGGACGAGTGGCCGCTGAGGGCCGGGCTCGTGGTCGCCGGCGAGGAGGTCACCCACATCGTGCTCGTCTTCTGCCATCTGGCCGCCGACGGCCTGGGCGCCGAGATCGCGATCACGGACCTGCGGCTGCTGCTGCTCCGCGGCGCCCTGCCGGGACCTCCCCCGCCCTCGCCCCTGGACCTGGCCCGCTGGCAGGAGTCCGGCCAGGGGCTGAAGGTCGCCGAGGCCGCCGCAGAGTACTGGGAGAGCCGGTATCGGCGCATCCCGCCGACCATGTTCGACCGGCCCGCGGACGCACCCGCGGCCCCTCCCGTCTGGCGGGCGCAGCTCGTCTCCCGGGCGCTGGACCTGGCCGTCCGGAGAGTGGCCGCGGCGCACGGCACGAGCACCTCGACGGTGCTGCTGGCCGCCACGTCCGCACTGGCCGGACGGATGTCCGGCCACGACGTGTGCGCGATGCTGCCGATCGTGGGCAACCGCTTCCGCGGCGACACCGCGAAGGTGGTCACCACGCTCTCCCAGGAGGGACTGTTCGTGCTGGACCTGCGCGCGAGCGACTTCGGCGACCTGCTGAGGGCGGCCAAGCCCGCCGCGCTGCGCGCCTACCGCTCCGCCTACCACGACCCGCGCGACCGCGACCGGCTGACCGCGCGGGTCAGCCTGGAGAGAGGCACACCGATCCACCCCTACTGCTGCTTCAACGACATGCGCCTGGTCGGGGTGACGGACTCCTCCCCTTCCCCCCACGACGAGCGGGCCGTACGGCGGGCGCTGGACGAGACGACCCTGACCTGGCCGCTCAGCCAGGACCGGCTCAACTGCCGGTTCTGCGTGCACGTGACCGGCGAACCCGGCGGGCTGGGCGTCTCGCTCACCGCCGACACCCGCTTCGTCTCCCGCGACGCCATGGAGCGCTACCTGCGCGACCTGGAGGCGCTGCTGGTCGAGGCCGCGTCCCGCGAGGCACTGGAGCCGGTCGGATGA
- a CDS encoding FG-GAP repeat domain-containing protein, producing the protein MATRGNPSRETLTPGLAVVTSAGRGSAGSPEGRPARTTPRGGRFAALAALTVMALAATTGVGHAADGFAPNQSWTSNPYYGSRETSFADVTGDGRADAIVVNNDRVIVRRSTGRGFAPNESWTSNPYYGSRGTYFADVTGDGRADAIVVNNDRVIVRRSTGRGFAPNESWTSNPYYGSRETSFADVTGDRRADAIVVNNDKVTVRRSTGRGFAPNESWTSNPYYGSRGTYFADVTGDRRADAIVVNNDKVIVRRSTGRGFAPNESWTSNPYYGSRETSFADVTGDRRADAIVVNNDKVTVRRSTGRGFAPNQSWTSNPYYGSRGTYFADVTGDRRADAIVVNNDKITVRRSR; encoded by the coding sequence ATGGCCACTCGCGGAAACCCCTCGCGCGAAACTTTGACACCCGGGCTCGCCGTCGTCACCTCGGCCGGACGCGGATCAGCGGGCTCGCCGGAGGGAAGGCCCGCCAGAACCACCCCCCGAGGCGGCCGGTTCGCCGCTCTCGCCGCGCTCACCGTCATGGCCCTTGCCGCCACGACCGGCGTCGGGCACGCGGCCGACGGATTCGCCCCCAACCAGTCGTGGACGTCGAACCCCTACTACGGCTCACGCGAAACGTCCTTCGCCGACGTCACCGGCGACGGCCGCGCGGACGCCATCGTCGTCAACAACGACAGGGTCATCGTCCGCCGCTCGACCGGCCGCGGATTCGCCCCCAACGAATCCTGGACCTCCAACCCCTACTACGGCTCACGCGGAACCTACTTCGCCGACGTCACCGGCGACGGCCGCGCGGACGCCATCGTCGTCAACAACGACAGGGTCATCGTCCGCCGCTCAACCGGCCGCGGATTCGCCCCCAACGAATCCTGGACCTCCAACCCCTACTACGGCTCACGCGAAACGTCCTTCGCCGACGTCACCGGCGACCGCCGCGCCGACGCCATCGTCGTCAACAACGACAAGGTCACTGTCCGCCGCTCAACCGGCCGCGGATTCGCCCCCAACGAATCCTGGACCTCCAACCCCTACTACGGCTCACGCGGAACCTACTTCGCCGACGTCACCGGCGACCGCCGCGCCGACGCCATCGTCGTCAACAACGACAAGGTCATCGTCCGCCGCTCAACCGGCCGCGGATTCGCCCCCAACGAATCCTGGACCTCCAACCCCTACTACGGCTCACGCGAAACGTCCTTCGCCGACGTCACCGGCGACCGCCGCGCCGACGCCATCGTCGTCAACAACGACAAGGTCACTGTCCGCCGCTCAACCGGCCGCGGATTCGCCCCCAACCAGTCCTGGACCTCCAACCCCTACTACGGCTCACGCGGAACCTACTTCGCCGACGTCACCGGCGACCGCCGCGCCGACGCCATCGTCGTCAACAACGACAAGATCACCGTCCGCCGCTCCAGATAG
- a CDS encoding extracellular solute-binding protein, with the protein MKFARIATTTATTAALALGLAACGSEPAPTTESAASAPAASGPKFAGQTLTVWRLGAPDEKQNALMGDLNAKFKEMTGAEVKVQWVPWPDAQAKWTAALAGGEGPDVTEFGNDQVAAWVAQDALTDITDIVKANPDFQQIPQNLWGYETVDGKIYAAPWGGGTRAVLYRKDWFKELNIEVPKTWDDLVAAGKKIVAEKGKDVDGFAFNGGSDANMSLSPFVWSAGGDFAAFEGGKWVGKLTEPGFKEGFQFYTDLVVKDGVSRKSALTQNSVDIATRFANSKVGMYVTGGWDITTIKEQSGGKVDDAKMGFFSLPAKDGSGPAPAFQGGNDIAVWKDAKNVELAGEYVKLAAGKDFGTRYAKDGGLLPLYPEALAEYAADPVQAPFAETFKVAKGFPNDTNWAEANDTKAVLQSAARSVIEGKKDVDTALADANKELEEILNQ; encoded by the coding sequence GTGAAGTTCGCGAGAATCGCCACCACGACGGCCACCACCGCCGCCCTCGCCCTGGGCCTCGCCGCCTGTGGCAGCGAGCCCGCGCCGACCACCGAGTCCGCCGCGTCCGCGCCCGCCGCCTCCGGCCCCAAGTTCGCGGGACAGACCTTGACCGTGTGGCGTCTCGGCGCTCCGGACGAGAAGCAGAACGCCCTCATGGGTGACCTGAACGCGAAGTTCAAGGAGATGACCGGCGCCGAGGTCAAGGTCCAGTGGGTGCCGTGGCCGGACGCGCAGGCCAAGTGGACCGCCGCGCTGGCCGGCGGCGAGGGCCCCGACGTCACCGAGTTCGGCAACGACCAGGTGGCCGCCTGGGTCGCGCAGGACGCCCTCACCGACATCACCGACATCGTCAAGGCCAACCCCGACTTCCAGCAGATCCCGCAGAACCTGTGGGGGTACGAGACGGTGGACGGCAAGATCTACGCCGCTCCGTGGGGCGGTGGCACCCGCGCCGTCCTCTACCGCAAGGACTGGTTCAAGGAGCTGAACATCGAGGTTCCCAAGACCTGGGACGACCTCGTCGCGGCCGGCAAGAAGATCGTCGCCGAGAAGGGCAAGGACGTCGACGGCTTCGCCTTCAACGGCGGCTCCGACGCCAACATGTCGCTCTCCCCGTTCGTCTGGTCGGCCGGTGGCGACTTCGCCGCGTTCGAGGGCGGCAAATGGGTCGGCAAGCTGACCGAGCCCGGCTTCAAGGAGGGCTTCCAGTTCTACACCGACCTGGTGGTCAAGGACGGTGTCTCGCGCAAGTCGGCCCTGACCCAGAACTCGGTGGACATCGCGACCCGCTTCGCCAACAGCAAGGTCGGCATGTACGTGACCGGCGGCTGGGACATCACCACCATCAAGGAGCAGAGCGGCGGCAAGGTCGACGACGCGAAGATGGGCTTCTTCTCGCTCCCGGCCAAGGACGGCAGCGGCCCGGCCCCGGCCTTCCAGGGCGGTAACGACATCGCCGTCTGGAAGGACGCCAAGAACGTCGAGCTCGCCGGCGAGTACGTGAAACTGGCCGCCGGCAAGGACTTCGGCACCCGCTACGCCAAGGACGGCGGCCTCCTGCCGCTGTACCCGGAGGCGCTGGCCGAGTACGCCGCCGACCCGGTGCAGGCTCCGTTCGCCGAGACCTTCAAGGTCGCCAAGGGCTTCCCGAACGACACCAACTGGGCCGAGGCCAACGACACCAAGGCCGTCCTGCAGAGCGCGGCCCGCTCCGTCATCGAGGGCAAGAAGGACGTCGACACCGCGCTGGCCGACGCCAACAAGGAACTCGAAGAGATCCTGAACCAGTAA
- a CDS encoding carbohydrate ABC transporter permease, translating to MANTSTVARGGGSSLSPARGRNTTKPPRKPGRMPAWVLPYALLIPGLLVIAGLLLYPLYQMVVMSFQNVGLRQIRGVPAESVGFENYQKLFESELFWTSLRNTVVFAAVTVALTLTLGTLVGLLLHKLGKKMSTFLIVGIMAAWATPQIATAIIWRWLFDAESGVINWGLNALPDWFSSLLFGRSDWTGEPWLNDAFTIYVVLIIAVVWASFPFIAVSVLAGLKSISQELYEAARVDGASAWRIFWRITFPLLKPVFAVLVVLSIIWDFKVFTQLFVLAGGTSNREAFNLSLFAYTQAFSAPPKMGMGAAIAVVLTLILLVITFFYVRQIVKTEDVR from the coding sequence ATGGCCAACACCTCAACCGTCGCCCGGGGCGGGGGCTCGTCCCTCTCCCCGGCGCGGGGGCGAAACACCACCAAGCCTCCGCGCAAGCCGGGCAGAATGCCCGCATGGGTGCTCCCCTACGCGCTGCTCATCCCCGGCCTCCTGGTCATCGCCGGCCTGCTGCTCTACCCGCTGTACCAGATGGTCGTCATGTCCTTCCAGAACGTGGGACTGCGGCAGATCCGGGGCGTGCCGGCCGAGTCCGTCGGCTTCGAGAACTACCAGAAGCTGTTCGAGTCGGAGCTGTTCTGGACGTCGCTCCGCAACACCGTCGTCTTCGCGGCCGTCACCGTGGCACTCACCCTGACGCTCGGCACACTGGTCGGCCTGCTGCTCCACAAGCTCGGCAAGAAGATGTCGACCTTCCTCATCGTCGGCATCATGGCGGCGTGGGCCACCCCCCAGATCGCCACCGCGATCATCTGGCGCTGGCTGTTCGACGCGGAGTCGGGTGTCATCAACTGGGGGCTCAACGCGCTCCCCGACTGGTTCTCCTCGCTGCTGTTCGGCCGCTCCGACTGGACCGGCGAGCCGTGGCTCAACGACGCGTTCACCATCTACGTGGTGCTCATCATCGCGGTGGTCTGGGCGTCGTTCCCGTTCATCGCGGTCTCGGTGCTCGCCGGGCTGAAGAGCATCTCCCAGGAGCTGTACGAGGCGGCCAGGGTGGACGGCGCCTCCGCGTGGCGCATCTTCTGGCGGATCACCTTCCCGCTGCTGAAGCCGGTCTTCGCGGTGCTGGTCGTGCTCTCCATCATCTGGGACTTCAAGGTCTTCACCCAGCTCTTCGTGCTGGCGGGCGGAACGTCCAACCGTGAGGCCTTCAACCTGTCGCTGTTCGCCTACACCCAGGCCTTCAGCGCTCCGCCCAAGATGGGCATGGGCGCGGCCATCGCGGTGGTGCTGACGCTGATCCTGCTCGTCATCACCTTCTTCTACGTCCGCCAGATCGTGAAGACGGAGGACGTGCGATGA
- a CDS encoding N,N-dimethylformamidase beta subunit family domain-containing protein, with amino-acid sequence MTVHAYAEATSCVQGGALRFHLARASRAPLRGSVLVEDVAADLAVRGGEFGGALWTLDVPEDWPSSLYRAVFTADEDVCEVHFVVRAARPGSAILLSVPFPTWQAYNRAGIPGESIYWSEQPTRASRVSFDRPGGGPPPERWEEGMIRWLGPAGYDVDYCSGLDLHEGRDLLAGYRLLVLNGHDEYWSAGMRDNVEEFIRRGGNMAVFSGNTCWWQFRLEDDGRTMVCYRDAVADPMSSVDPGLTTVEWSSAPANRPENGLTGVSFRLGAGTWGPYMRLMHEESYTARFPEHWVFEGTKLGEGDAFGRGAIGYETDACDFTEVDGVPVATGRDGTPPSFVVLATADLRHWHRYGQGGMATMGVFGLGAGTVFTASTVNWGNTLHDPAVDRITRNVLNRLASRVNGWEAIGPGGSIRALTVCGSRLYGVGVDDLLYRRDVSGQNLRWRRIGSGGGVVAMATPREASTTRPIGLYGLTGDDRLVYRDPGSKAPWTVLGKGPTGGVGLALVDGDLWAVTADGGLWRLPPETSEWSLVDDSADAVTLTALSARLYIADSTGRIRTRLPVPAPAEWTDLCTAGDCTVLTAHAGRLIGTTPGHPLRWRTPLPDL; translated from the coding sequence ATGACGGTCCACGCCTACGCCGAGGCCACCTCCTGCGTCCAGGGCGGCGCGCTCCGTTTCCATCTCGCCCGCGCCTCCCGCGCTCCCCTCCGCGGCTCGGTGCTGGTGGAGGACGTGGCCGCGGACCTGGCCGTGCGGGGCGGGGAGTTCGGCGGCGCCCTGTGGACCCTCGACGTGCCCGAGGACTGGCCGAGCTCGCTCTACCGCGCGGTGTTCACCGCCGACGAGGACGTCTGCGAGGTCCACTTCGTCGTGCGGGCCGCCCGGCCCGGCTCGGCGATCCTGCTGTCGGTCCCGTTCCCGACCTGGCAGGCCTACAACCGGGCGGGCATCCCCGGCGAGTCCATCTACTGGAGCGAGCAGCCCACCCGGGCCTCGCGCGTCTCCTTCGACCGGCCGGGCGGCGGACCGCCTCCCGAGCGCTGGGAGGAGGGCATGATCCGCTGGCTGGGCCCGGCCGGATACGACGTGGACTACTGCTCGGGCCTCGACCTGCACGAGGGGCGCGACCTGCTCGCGGGTTACCGGCTGCTGGTGCTCAACGGTCACGACGAGTACTGGTCGGCGGGGATGCGCGACAACGTCGAGGAGTTCATCCGCCGGGGCGGCAACATGGCCGTGTTCTCCGGCAACACCTGCTGGTGGCAGTTCCGGCTGGAGGACGACGGGCGGACCATGGTCTGCTACCGCGACGCGGTCGCCGACCCGATGTCCTCCGTGGACCCGGGGCTCACCACGGTCGAGTGGTCCAGCGCTCCGGCGAACCGGCCGGAGAACGGCCTGACCGGCGTCAGCTTCCGGCTCGGCGCCGGGACCTGGGGGCCGTACATGCGGCTGATGCACGAGGAGTCCTACACCGCCCGGTTCCCCGAGCACTGGGTGTTCGAGGGCACCAAGCTGGGCGAGGGCGACGCCTTCGGCCGGGGCGCCATCGGGTACGAGACGGACGCCTGCGACTTCACGGAGGTGGACGGCGTTCCCGTGGCCACGGGGCGCGACGGGACCCCGCCGTCCTTCGTCGTCCTGGCCACCGCCGATCTGCGCCACTGGCACCGCTACGGCCAGGGCGGCATGGCCACCATGGGCGTCTTCGGTCTCGGCGCCGGGACGGTGTTCACCGCCTCCACCGTGAACTGGGGCAACACCCTGCACGACCCAGCCGTGGACCGCATCACCCGCAACGTGCTGAACCGGCTGGCCTCCCGCGTGAACGGCTGGGAGGCGATCGGCCCCGGCGGCTCGATCCGGGCGCTGACCGTGTGCGGCTCCCGGCTGTACGGGGTGGGCGTGGACGACCTCCTGTACCGCAGGGACGTCTCCGGCCAGAACCTGCGCTGGCGACGGATCGGCTCGGGCGGCGGCGTCGTCGCCATGGCCACCCCGCGAGAGGCCTCCACCACCAGACCCATCGGCCTGTACGGCCTGACCGGCGACGACCGGCTCGTCTACCGCGACCCGGGCTCGAAGGCTCCCTGGACCGTGCTCGGCAAGGGCCCCACCGGCGGGGTGGGACTGGCCCTGGTCGACGGCGACCTGTGGGCCGTCACCGCCGACGGCGGCCTGTGGCGCCTCCCCCCGGAGACCTCCGAGTGGAGCCTGGTCGACGACAGCGCGGACGCCGTCACCCTCACCGCTCTGAGCGCCCGCCTCTACATCGCCGACTCCACCGGCCGGATCCGCACCCGGCTCCCGGTGCCGGCCCCCGCCGAGTGGACCGACCTCTGCACCGCCGGCGACTGCACCGTCCTCACCGCCCACGCCGGACGCCTCATCGGCACCACCCCCGGCCACCCCCTCCGCTGGCGGACCCCTCTCCCCGACCTGTAG
- a CDS encoding acyl carrier protein, whose amino-acid sequence MVSGTVRERLAAMVASASDGAVTAKEAMAATVPLSALGMTSLAQMRLIDAVENEFGVEIDLADDGLDLLDDLGVLERYVVKAQRSDS is encoded by the coding sequence ATGGTTTCAGGAACGGTTAGGGAACGGCTGGCCGCGATGGTGGCCTCCGCCTCGGACGGGGCGGTCACGGCCAAGGAGGCGATGGCGGCCACGGTCCCGCTGTCGGCGCTGGGGATGACGTCCCTGGCGCAGATGCGGTTGATCGACGCGGTGGAGAACGAGTTCGGGGTGGAGATCGACCTGGCGGACGACGGGCTGGACCTGCTGGACGACCTCGGCGTGCTGGAGCGCTACGTCGTCAAGGCTCAACGCTCTGATTCCTGA
- a CDS encoding MbtH family protein, translated as MGYRVVVNHEEQYSIWPEGQDIPDGWRADGFSGGKEECLAHIDQVWTDMRPLSVRRAAAESGPEVEGV; from the coding sequence TTGGGTTACCGCGTCGTGGTCAACCACGAGGAACAGTATTCGATCTGGCCCGAGGGCCAGGACATTCCCGACGGCTGGCGGGCCGACGGTTTCTCCGGTGGCAAGGAGGAGTGCCTGGCCCACATCGACCAGGTCTGGACCGACATGCGCCCGCTCAGCGTCAGGAGGGCCGCGGCGGAGTCCGGCCCGGAGGTCGAAGGTGTCTGA